The following nucleotide sequence is from Deltaproteobacteria bacterium.
AGAGCCGCAGAGTCGCCTCCAGGGAAGCCAGAGTGAATTTGTCTATGCGCATGGCCCGGTTGAGGGGATTTGTTTTGATGCGGTCCACGAACTCCTTTGCCCCCAAGATGATCCCGGCCTGCGGGCCACCGAGGAGCTTGTCGCCGCTGAAGGTGGCTAAGGCCACTCCGGCGGCAATCGTCTCCTGGACCGTCGGCTCTTTGAGCAGGCCGTAAGTCGAGAAATCAATCAGGGAACCGCTGCCCAGGTCTTCGACCACGGGCAGGCCTCGTGAACGCCCCAGTTTGACCAGGTCGGCCACATCAACCTGCTCGGCAAAGCCGATCATGTGAAAATTGCTCTGGTGGACCTTCATGAGCACAGCGGTCTGAAGGGTAATGGCCTGTTCATAATCGCGCAGATGGGTCTTATTGGTGGCGCCTACTTCAACCATGATCGTTCCGCTGCGGGCCATGACATCCGGGATACGGAAGGAACCGCCGATCTCAATGAGTTCACCGCGCGAAACAATGGCTTCCCGGCCTTTGGCCAGGGTTTCCAAAGCGAGCAGCACGGCCGCGGCGTTATTATTGACCACGAGTCCGGATTCAGCGCCGGTCAAGTCGCACAGCAGCCCCTCGACATGGCTGTACCGGGAGCCGCGTCGGCCTAATTCCAAGTCAAATTCGAGATTGGAGTAAAACCGACCGGCGCTCGCAATGGCCTGCATGGCTTCTTCAGCGAGCGGGGAGCGGCCCAGGTTGGTATGAATGACAACGCCGGTGGCATTGACCACGCGGCGAAAATTGGGTTGGGCCAGAATATGGGCCTTTTGTTCAACTCGCTTAAGGACGGCCTGGCGGGAAAGGTCCGGCAGATGAGCGCCGGCTCCCTGCTGTTTGATATCACGCCGCAGATCGTCCAGGGTCTGCCTGATGGCCCCCAGCACCAAGACCCGAGGCATGGTGCTCATCAGGGCCTGAATGCGAGGCTCATCCAGGAGCTGATCTACTCCAGGCAGACGCCGAAAAAGCTCTTCCATGGTCATCCTTAAGAAAGGCTTATACTAAGTTCAAATATATATAAAATTCATGTTCCTGTCATTGCGAACGCCCGGCCTTCCGGCAGAAGTCGCAGGGTTATTTGGCAAAGAAACTGTTTTCAAGCTTTGGAGGAGGGCGGGGATAAACCCCGCCCCTACTCTAAAACTCTAGAGCGATTGTCATAATTATGTTCCTTTTGGCTTCCTCGTTTCAGAATCTATATCGGAA
It contains:
- a CDS encoding L-seryl-tRNA(Sec) selenium transferase, with amino-acid sequence MEELFRRLPGVDQLLDEPRIQALMSTMPRVLVLGAIRQTLDDLRRDIKQQGAGAHLPDLSRQAVLKRVEQKAHILAQPNFRRVVNATGVVIHTNLGRSPLAEEAMQAIASAGRFYSNLEFDLELGRRGSRYSHVEGLLCDLTGAESGLVVNNNAAAVLLALETLAKGREAIVSRGELIEIGGSFRIPDVMARSGTIMVEVGATNKTHLRDYEQAITLQTAVLMKVHQSNFHMIGFAEQVDVADLVKLGRSRGLPVVEDLGSGSLIDFSTYGLLKEPTVQETIAAGVALATFSGDKLLGGPQAGIILGAKEFVDRIKTNPLNRAMRIDKFTLASLEATLRLYLDEEKAMERIPILRMITTSLRELRTRATRLKRKLAAVAGEAVELDLADGFSRIGGGALPFQELQTRLVRMLPRQMSVNDLEAWLRSRPVPIIGRIENERFVLDVRTMVREDANIVAHALMELAAEDKG